Proteins encoded together in one Flavobacteriales bacterium window:
- the lepA gene encoding elongation factor 4, whose product MEHIRNFCIIAHIDHGKSTLADRLLQMTGTIADRDMQAQALDDMDLERERGITIKSKAIQMDYALNGKKYVLNLIDTPGHVDFSYEVSRSIAACEGALLIVDATQGIQAQTISNLYLALEHDLEIIPILNKMDLPSANPEEVKDQIVDLLGCTREEILPASGKTGQGVDKVLEAVVARIPSPKGDPNAPLQALIFDSVFNSFRGIIAYYRVMNGTIRKGDKVKFFNTGVEYGADEVGILRMDISPRPEVKAGDVGYIISGIKTASEVKVGDTITHVERPCAEAIHGFEDVKPMVWAGIFPVDTDDYEELRDAMEKLKLNDASLTWAPETSAALGFGFRCGFLGLLHMEIIQERLEREFGMTVITTVPNVSYVVTRTNGEVLEVHNPSELPEVMHIETIEEPYIKAQVITKAEYTGAIMTLCIEKRGMLTGQNYLTTDRVELTFEMPLGEVVFDFYDKLKTISRGYASFDYHPIGMKESDLIKLDILLNGERVDALSALIHRDHAQELGRKMCAKLKELLPRQQFEIPIQAAIGAKIIARETVRALRKDVTAKCYGGDISRKRKLLEKQKEGKKRMRQVGTVEVPQEAFLAVLKLD is encoded by the coding sequence ATGGAACACATCCGCAACTTCTGCATCATCGCCCACATCGACCACGGCAAGAGCACCCTGGCCGACCGGCTGCTGCAGATGACCGGCACCATCGCCGACCGCGACATGCAGGCCCAGGCGCTGGACGACATGGACCTGGAGCGCGAGCGGGGGATCACCATCAAGAGCAAGGCGATCCAGATGGACTACGCCCTCAATGGGAAGAAGTATGTCCTGAACCTGATCGACACGCCCGGCCACGTGGACTTCAGCTACGAGGTGAGCCGCAGCATCGCCGCCTGCGAGGGCGCCCTGCTGATCGTGGACGCCACCCAGGGCATCCAGGCACAGACCATCAGCAACCTGTACCTGGCCCTGGAGCACGACCTGGAGATCATCCCCATCCTGAACAAGATGGACCTGCCCTCGGCGAACCCCGAGGAGGTGAAGGACCAGATCGTGGACCTGCTGGGCTGCACCCGCGAGGAGATCCTGCCCGCCAGCGGCAAGACGGGGCAGGGGGTGGACAAGGTGCTGGAGGCCGTGGTGGCGCGCATCCCGTCCCCGAAGGGCGACCCCAACGCCCCCTTGCAGGCGCTCATCTTCGACAGCGTGTTCAACAGCTTCCGCGGCATCATCGCCTACTACCGCGTGATGAACGGCACCATCCGCAAGGGCGACAAGGTGAAGTTCTTCAACACCGGCGTGGAGTACGGCGCCGACGAAGTGGGCATCCTGCGGATGGACATCAGCCCGCGCCCCGAGGTGAAGGCCGGTGACGTAGGCTACATCATCAGCGGCATCAAGACGGCCAGCGAGGTGAAGGTGGGCGACACCATCACCCACGTGGAGCGGCCCTGCGCCGAGGCCATCCACGGTTTCGAGGATGTGAAGCCCATGGTGTGGGCGGGCATCTTCCCGGTGGACACCGACGACTACGAGGAGCTGCGCGATGCCATGGAGAAGCTCAAGCTCAACGACGCCAGCCTCACGTGGGCGCCCGAGACCAGCGCGGCGCTCGGCTTCGGCTTCCGCTGCGGCTTCCTGGGCCTGCTGCACATGGAGATCATCCAGGAGCGTTTGGAGCGCGAGTTCGGCATGACCGTGATCACCACCGTGCCCAACGTGAGCTACGTGGTGACGCGGACCAACGGCGAGGTGCTGGAGGTGCACAACCCCAGCGAGCTGCCCGAGGTGATGCACATCGAGACCATCGAGGAGCCGTACATCAAGGCGCAGGTGATCACCAAGGCCGAGTACACCGGGGCCATCATGACGCTGTGCATCGAGAAGCGCGGCATGCTCACCGGGCAGAACTACCTCACCACCGACCGCGTGGAGCTCACCTTCGAGATGCCGCTCGGCGAGGTGGTCTTCGACTTCTACGACAAGCTGAAGACCATCAGCCGGGGCTACGCCAGCTTCGATTACCACCCCATCGGCATGAAGGAGAGCGACCTCATCAAGCTCGACATCCTGCTGAACGGGGAGCGGGTGGACGCGCTGAGCGCGCTGATCCACCGCGACCACGCGCAGGAGCTGGGCCGCAAGATGTGCGCGAAGCTCAAGGAGCTGCTGCCGCGCCAGCAGTTCGAGATCCCCATCCAGGCCGCCATCGGCGCCAAGATCATCGCGCGCGAAACGGTGCGCGCCCTCCGCAAGGACGTGACCGCCAAGTGCTACGGAGGTGACATCAGCCGCAAGCGCAAACTGCTGGAGAAGCAGAAGGAGGGCAAGAAGCGCATGCGCCAAGTGGGCACGGTGGAAGTGCCCCAGGAGGCCTTCCTGGCGGTGCTCAAGCTGGACTGA
- a CDS encoding VCBS repeat-containing protein: MRIPAILLASLVITSLHAQVGLEHRFIHPAEASALAILDLDGDGDGDVLRATSAGLLVQEQVAPGTYQVTRNLGNADGLTSIHFVDLDGDGDHDLLLPFRTSGAVRWAQGLGGGNFAAMADLLSGLNEVFLARAADLDGDMDLDLIYAHDAAGVNISWSENTGGMSYGPGQLILATGIVPTPQHPRFDNFLDLGDLDLDGDTDLAIAYSALRWFENDGSGAFTTHVLSGTPPGDHILLADIDGDLDTDMLLAGLDSDAYRALNDGVGNFGPITPALQVVYPGAKTTSLKLMDMEGDGDLDLYLWYLSWNLGLPDELVRCVNDGSGTFTYAGDIMVSNLFQPYAVGYADGDQTPDVLGLGNHALQLHLSGGGGLLRLNSVAAPLCLALHGTQVIVCSNTSWGPTLEGPRPLQLAGHVGLGGDLRHQPIEYWVSASGISRVDVAELDGGGPPDLLLEWRDPNTGTTRRQFVMSVINGDSITAVGNNYFGLIPGAIVPCIRDLDLDGDNDVLRYSGGPVMVNLNTGNGWSEQEHWLDAGNLPTGVTLCRVDADGHPDFVWWHATMLGTDSVRWNLNDGTGAPQPTAPGVIAPIRAYSNGSMNSPGIATHDLDQDGQEELILFNGDSIAFMSVGNGTLSLIQAMPCPAVAYTLGDMDGDTHPDLVALLQNGDLVIRLNLGNGTMGGMLTLATAAQHTGRDHLILADVSGDGALDVVTCAASGSAAWLENLFNSPYRAEGQVWHDLNADGVRDPGEGPLPFVLSQCDPSSGYPMTDTTGAYSFSLAPGHFVLSSLVPDTLWALTTDSSEYHIALDALNPVSTGNDFGFTPAVIVTNLEPTLVGSLYMCDSYSSFFVQATNLGTTIPDGHLAVELDTAFTFHSASPAPDSVVGRTVHWSFDDLYYYSTYGAHLIVEGPALALLGMPVTNTCTLEASIGGVVVQTTTSLWTDTVTCAWDPNDKQVSPKGVGDQGAIDIATDHLDYTIRFQNTGNAPAMDVILRDVLDVDLDPASVTLLGYSHSPTDVLIRADGTLEFRFEGIALPDSGADLQASQGFVKFRISLDNGLPHLTTIENSAAIYFDLNPPVITNTVLNTLVDCSLHEALVNSPAPDVLEASAGIHYQWFLNGLLLPGDTLPQLLPTQNGDYTVQVTSAYGCVALSDPYTYTANSLPDAGGTSLRLAPNPMNEMAVLQISEMLTAQHRIELVDVSGRVLRVLRPTGRSVTLFREGLGAGAYILRLMRDEEVIGAVRVLAQ; encoded by the coding sequence ATGCGCATCCCTGCGATCCTTCTTGCAAGCCTGGTCATCACCTCGCTTCACGCCCAGGTGGGCCTGGAACATCGGTTCATTCATCCCGCGGAGGCCAGTGCGTTGGCGATCCTCGACCTCGATGGCGACGGCGATGGGGATGTCCTGCGCGCCACCTCCGCCGGGCTTCTCGTTCAGGAGCAGGTCGCCCCGGGCACCTACCAGGTCACCCGGAACCTGGGGAACGCGGACGGCCTCACGTCCATCCACTTCGTCGATCTGGACGGGGACGGCGACCACGACCTGCTTCTGCCCTTCCGCACATCGGGAGCCGTGCGTTGGGCACAAGGGCTTGGCGGCGGGAACTTCGCTGCGATGGCCGATCTGTTGTCCGGCCTGAACGAAGTGTTCCTCGCGCGCGCCGCCGACCTGGACGGCGATATGGACCTGGACCTGATCTATGCGCATGATGCGGCCGGTGTCAACATCAGTTGGTCAGAGAACACCGGCGGCATGTCCTACGGCCCCGGCCAACTCATCCTCGCCACAGGCATCGTCCCCACCCCGCAACACCCGCGGTTCGATAACTTCCTCGACCTGGGCGACCTCGACCTGGACGGGGATACGGACCTGGCCATCGCGTACTCCGCGCTCCGCTGGTTCGAGAACGACGGCTCAGGCGCCTTCACGACACATGTGCTGTCCGGCACACCACCAGGTGATCATATCCTGCTCGCGGACATCGATGGTGACCTCGATACCGACATGCTGTTGGCGGGGCTGGACAGTGACGCGTACCGCGCGTTGAACGACGGTGTCGGCAACTTCGGCCCCATCACACCCGCCCTCCAGGTGGTCTATCCAGGCGCGAAGACCACCTCCCTCAAGCTCATGGACATGGAGGGGGATGGCGATCTGGACCTCTACCTCTGGTACCTCTCCTGGAACCTCGGACTGCCGGATGAGCTGGTGAGGTGCGTGAACGACGGTTCCGGGACGTTCACCTATGCCGGGGACATCATGGTCTCGAACCTGTTCCAGCCCTACGCCGTGGGATATGCCGATGGAGACCAGACCCCCGATGTACTGGGCCTCGGCAACCATGCACTGCAGCTGCATCTCTCCGGCGGTGGTGGCCTCCTGCGCCTGAATTCGGTGGCCGCCCCCTTGTGCCTTGCGCTTCACGGCACCCAGGTGATCGTCTGTAGCAATACCTCCTGGGGGCCGACCCTCGAGGGGCCACGGCCGTTGCAATTGGCCGGACATGTGGGTCTTGGGGGTGATCTGAGGCATCAGCCCATTGAGTACTGGGTGTCCGCCTCGGGGATCTCCCGGGTGGATGTGGCCGAACTCGACGGTGGGGGGCCCCCAGACCTGCTGCTTGAATGGCGCGACCCGAACACGGGCACCACACGCCGGCAGTTCGTGATGAGCGTGATCAATGGGGATTCCATCACAGCGGTAGGCAACAACTACTTCGGCCTGATCCCCGGGGCCATCGTGCCATGCATCCGCGACCTGGACCTGGATGGCGACAACGACGTGCTTCGCTATTCCGGAGGTCCCGTCATGGTGAACCTGAACACCGGCAATGGTTGGTCCGAACAGGAGCACTGGCTCGACGCGGGGAACCTGCCCACCGGGGTCACCCTCTGCCGGGTCGATGCCGACGGTCATCCCGACTTCGTCTGGTGGCATGCGACGATGCTGGGAACTGATTCAGTGCGATGGAACCTGAACGATGGGACCGGCGCCCCACAACCGACCGCTCCGGGGGTGATCGCACCCATCCGGGCGTATTCGAATGGCAGCATGAATTCGCCCGGGATCGCTACGCATGACCTTGACCAGGATGGGCAGGAGGAGCTGATCCTGTTCAATGGTGATTCCATCGCGTTCATGAGCGTCGGCAATGGGACCCTGTCGCTCATCCAGGCCATGCCTTGCCCCGCCGTCGCGTACACGCTGGGCGACATGGATGGGGACACCCATCCCGACCTCGTCGCGCTCCTCCAGAACGGCGATCTCGTGATCCGGCTCAACCTCGGCAACGGCACCATGGGCGGCATGCTCACGCTCGCGACCGCGGCACAGCACACCGGCAGGGACCACTTGATCCTGGCCGATGTGAGCGGGGATGGCGCGCTCGATGTGGTGACCTGTGCCGCCAGCGGCAGCGCTGCCTGGCTGGAGAATCTGTTCAACTCGCCCTACAGGGCCGAAGGGCAGGTATGGCATGACCTGAACGCCGATGGCGTGCGCGACCCGGGTGAAGGCCCATTGCCCTTCGTGCTGTCCCAGTGCGATCCATCCAGCGGCTACCCGATGACGGATACCACCGGTGCATACTCGTTCAGCCTGGCCCCGGGCCACTTCGTCCTGTCCTCTCTTGTACCGGATACCCTCTGGGCGCTCACCACGGATTCCAGCGAATACCACATCGCGCTCGACGCGCTGAACCCTGTGAGCACCGGCAACGATTTCGGCTTCACACCGGCCGTGATCGTAACGAACCTCGAGCCCACGCTCGTGGGTTCGCTGTACATGTGCGACAGCTATTCCTCCTTCTTCGTGCAGGCAACGAACCTGGGCACCACCATCCCGGATGGGCACCTCGCCGTCGAGCTCGATACCGCCTTCACCTTCCACTCCGCATCCCCGGCGCCCGACTCCGTCGTGGGCCGCACGGTCCATTGGTCGTTCGATGATCTGTACTACTATTCGACCTACGGCGCCCACCTCATCGTGGAGGGTCCTGCCCTCGCCCTGCTGGGAATGCCCGTGACCAACACCTGCACGCTCGAAGCGAGCATCGGGGGCGTGGTGGTGCAGACCACCACATCGCTCTGGACCGACACGGTGACCTGCGCCTGGGACCCGAACGACAAGCAGGTGTCCCCTAAAGGGGTCGGTGATCAGGGAGCGATCGATATCGCCACGGACCACCTCGACTACACGATCCGTTTCCAGAACACCGGCAACGCACCCGCCATGGATGTGATCCTCCGCGATGTGCTCGACGTGGACCTCGACCCCGCGAGCGTGACGCTGCTCGGATACTCCCATTCACCAACGGATGTGCTCATCCGGGCGGACGGCACCTTGGAATTCCGGTTCGAAGGGATCGCCCTGCCGGATAGCGGCGCCGACCTCCAGGCGAGCCAGGGTTTCGTGAAGTTCCGCATCTCGCTCGACAACGGACTCCCGCATCTGACGACGATCGAGAACAGCGCCGCCATCTACTTCGACCTCAACCCCCCGGTGATCACTAACACGGTGCTGAACACCCTGGTGGACTGCAGCCTGCATGAAGCCCTGGTCAACTCTCCAGCGCCGGACGTGCTGGAGGCCAGCGCCGGCATCCACTACCAGTGGTTCCTGAACGGACTGCTGCTGCCCGGTGACACCCTGCCGCAACTCCTGCCCACCCAGAACGGCGACTACACCGTGCAGGTGACCAGCGCATACGGCTGCGTGGCCCTGAGCGATCCGTACACCTATACCGCCAACAGCTTGCCCGATGCAGGGGGCACCAGTCTGCGGCTCGCACCCAACCCGATGAACGAGATGGCCGTGCTGCAGATCTCCGAGATGCTCACCGCGCAGCACCGCATCGAGCTGGTGGACGTGAGCGGGCGGGTGCTGCGCGTGCTGCGACCGACCGGGCGAAGCGTCACCCTGTTCCGTGAGGGGCTCGGCGCGGGGGCCTATATCCTGCGGCTCATGCGCGACGAAGAAGTGATCGGGGCGGTGCGGGTGCTGGCGCAGTGA
- a CDS encoding T9SS type A sorting domain-containing protein has protein sequence MCTPLRSPLALAALLSVGLAHAQFGPVNLLFESEAKYPGRVLAGDVDGDGDLDPVTYNSGTGSIYTYTMRWFENLGGGAFGPMRIMFTGSINGAAAVMLRDIDADGYADLVVDNSWYRNDGTGAVTLMGAYCPAGTPARLLEDLDGDGDVDDVIRQANSVDLLLNQGGGTFTVGASLGPLGTTTSLAVAHADLDGDGLKDLVIGGTNPQMGWYKGLGAGAFGPQQAINPLAQPSTPRCGDVDADGDNDLIAFGLPGGTVWFANDGIGTFALGDTIPSGIPEALGDFDGDGDMDFSMDSGTSCDVRILRNDGGSTWTSANVEQVSGYNLVGTSYHGADLNGDGLVDLMQCSGMDLAGWYPNTGAGTFAPRERFCQTMGGAYDLSAGDIDLDGDKDLVTASRYDDRIHWYANNGDGTFGRQQEVTAFADQVTVSRLADLDADGLLDIITNKADRAILWNVAGGSSWTPDTLPGLGVSRAEVDLDGDADLDLIGTDQWFENDGSGSFSPHTEPLLVGGEVRAADMNGDGVMDLVILTTPGFSTLIGDGAGGFSAISTPALAYAKFALGDLDSDGDPDAAVIVGGIQIHGFYNDGTGALVNGTLLFNGVTAPQPRAILMRDVNGDAIPDVLWAMSNGYTHQTYYNLGVGDGTIGGASLIDPTAESAAAMVYEDINNDAVPDLITARFRTISWQENLFFNAFRLRGSVFMDYDVDSHLDSTDLKIPFRLVRTDANPVLVWTNSAGDYDLPADTGTWNVWHTPPTLYAVTNDPDTLQASLTVQQPIATGLDIGLAPAIQDTLPFITLTRSGVLRCDDQVVVWLTLRNNGTFIPEGIHMDFVVEPDMTIDGAYPTPDSIVNHHIHWYIDSLGWFQEFQATIVLTVGPVGSVAGYGYTVTAANQPIIFQQPPFQTTVSCAFDPNDKLVTPQGFGLTGAVPIDQEWLEYTVRFQNTGTDTAFTVQLLDTLDADLDPLTMEVLAASHDLTRIQVDAQQVALFRFERILLPDSNVNEPASHGFVKYRIKPIAGSPHLTAITNSAAIYFDLNPPVITNTVLNTLVDCSLHEALIGSPTPDVLEASAGIHHQWFLNGVLLPGDTLPQLLPTQTGDYTAQVTSEYGCVALSAPYTYIFTDVAEAAGRTLRVAPNPMGDQAVLHLSEPLTGQHHIELVDVSGRVLRVLRPTGRSVTLFREGLGAGAYILRLMRDEEVIGAVRVVVR, from the coding sequence ATGTGCACCCCGCTCCGGTCCCCGCTCGCGCTCGCCGCGCTGCTCTCCGTCGGCCTCGCCCACGCCCAGTTCGGGCCGGTGAACCTGCTCTTCGAGAGCGAGGCCAAATACCCAGGCCGCGTCTTGGCCGGTGACGTGGACGGCGATGGCGACCTGGACCCGGTGACCTACAACTCCGGCACGGGCAGCATCTACACCTACACCATGCGCTGGTTCGAGAACCTGGGCGGCGGTGCGTTCGGGCCGATGCGGATCATGTTCACGGGAAGCATCAACGGCGCTGCCGCGGTGATGCTTCGGGACATCGATGCGGACGGCTACGCGGACCTGGTGGTCGACAATAGCTGGTACCGGAACGACGGCACCGGCGCGGTGACCCTGATGGGCGCTTACTGCCCCGCAGGCACGCCGGCCCGGCTGCTGGAGGACCTGGACGGGGATGGCGACGTGGACGATGTGATCCGGCAGGCCAACAGCGTGGACCTGCTACTGAACCAGGGCGGGGGCACCTTCACGGTGGGAGCCTCCCTGGGACCACTGGGCACCACCACCAGCCTGGCCGTGGCACACGCCGACCTCGACGGTGATGGACTGAAGGACCTTGTCATCGGCGGTACCAACCCACAAATGGGCTGGTACAAGGGCTTGGGCGCCGGCGCCTTCGGTCCGCAGCAAGCGATCAACCCGTTGGCGCAGCCCAGCACGCCTCGGTGCGGCGATGTGGACGCCGATGGCGACAACGACCTCATCGCCTTCGGACTGCCGGGCGGCACCGTATGGTTCGCCAACGACGGCATCGGCACCTTCGCCCTAGGCGACACCATCCCCAGCGGCATCCCCGAAGCCCTCGGTGACTTTGATGGCGACGGCGACATGGACTTCAGCATGGACAGCGGTACCAGCTGCGATGTGCGGATCCTGCGCAACGATGGCGGCAGCACCTGGACCAGCGCCAACGTGGAGCAGGTGAGCGGCTACAACCTGGTGGGCACCAGCTACCACGGCGCCGACCTCAACGGCGATGGCCTCGTGGACCTGATGCAGTGCAGCGGCATGGACCTGGCGGGCTGGTACCCCAACACGGGCGCCGGCACCTTCGCGCCCCGCGAGCGCTTCTGCCAGACCATGGGCGGGGCCTACGACCTCAGCGCGGGCGACATCGACCTCGACGGCGACAAGGACCTGGTGACCGCCAGCCGCTACGATGACCGGATCCATTGGTACGCCAACAATGGGGACGGCACCTTCGGCCGGCAGCAGGAAGTGACGGCATTCGCCGATCAAGTGACCGTGAGCCGGCTGGCCGACCTGGACGCCGACGGCCTCCTGGACATCATCACCAACAAGGCCGACCGGGCCATCCTGTGGAACGTCGCGGGGGGAAGCTCCTGGACACCGGACACCCTGCCGGGCCTCGGCGTCAGCCGCGCCGAAGTGGACCTGGATGGCGATGCCGACCTTGATCTCATCGGCACGGACCAATGGTTCGAGAACGACGGCTCCGGATCTTTCTCTCCGCACACCGAACCCTTGTTGGTGGGCGGGGAGGTGCGCGCAGCGGACATGAACGGCGATGGGGTCATGGACCTGGTGATCCTGACCACACCAGGCTTCTCCACGTTGATCGGCGATGGGGCCGGCGGCTTCTCCGCCATCAGCACCCCTGCGCTCGCCTATGCGAAGTTCGCCTTGGGCGACCTGGACAGCGACGGCGATCCCGATGCGGCGGTCATTGTCGGCGGCATCCAGATACACGGGTTCTACAATGATGGCACCGGGGCCTTGGTCAACGGAACGCTCCTGTTCAATGGAGTGACCGCCCCGCAGCCACGCGCCATCCTGATGCGCGACGTCAACGGCGATGCCATCCCCGATGTGCTGTGGGCCATGAGCAATGGCTACACCCACCAGACCTACTACAATCTCGGCGTGGGCGATGGCACCATCGGCGGGGCCAGCTTGATCGACCCCACGGCCGAGAGCGCTGCGGCGATGGTGTACGAGGACATCAACAACGATGCGGTGCCCGACCTGATCACGGCTCGCTTCCGCACGATCAGCTGGCAGGAGAACCTCTTCTTCAACGCCTTCCGCCTGCGCGGCTCGGTGTTCATGGACTACGATGTGGATTCCCACCTGGATAGCACCGATCTGAAGATCCCCTTCCGCCTGGTGCGCACCGACGCCAACCCGGTGCTGGTGTGGACCAACAGCGCGGGCGACTACGACCTGCCCGCTGATACCGGCACCTGGAACGTGTGGCATACGCCGCCGACCCTCTACGCGGTGACCAACGACCCCGACACCTTGCAGGCCTCCCTCACGGTGCAACAGCCCATCGCCACGGGGCTCGACATCGGCCTGGCACCCGCCATCCAGGACACGCTGCCCTTCATCACGCTTACCCGAAGCGGCGTACTGCGTTGCGACGATCAGGTGGTGGTGTGGCTCACCCTCCGCAACAACGGCACCTTCATTCCCGAGGGCATCCACATGGACTTCGTGGTGGAGCCGGACATGACCATTGACGGCGCCTATCCGACACCGGACTCCATCGTGAACCACCACATCCACTGGTACATCGATAGTCTTGGTTGGTTCCAAGAGTTCCAGGCGACCATCGTGCTCACAGTAGGGCCCGTGGGGTCCGTGGCCGGATACGGCTACACCGTCACGGCCGCGAACCAGCCCATCATCTTCCAACAGCCGCCGTTCCAGACCACGGTCTCCTGCGCCTTCGACCCCAACGACAAGCTGGTGACCCCACAGGGCTTCGGCCTGACCGGCGCAGTGCCCATCGACCAGGAATGGCTGGAGTACACCGTCCGCTTCCAGAACACCGGCACCGATACCGCCTTCACCGTGCAGCTGCTGGACACCCTGGACGCCGACCTCGACCCGCTGACCATGGAGGTGCTGGCCGCCTCGCACGACCTCACCCGGATCCAGGTGGACGCCCAGCAGGTGGCACTCTTCCGCTTCGAGCGCATCCTGCTGCCCGACAGCAACGTGAACGAACCCGCGAGCCACGGCTTCGTCAAGTACCGCATCAAGCCTATTGCAGGATCCCCGCACCTCACCGCGATCACCAACAGCGCCGCGATCTACTTCGACCTCAACCCCCCGGTGATCACGAACACGGTGCTGAACACGCTGGTGGACTGCAGCCTGCATGAGGCCCTGATCGGCTCTCCCACGCCGGACGTGCTGGAGGCCAGTGCCGGCATCCACCACCAGTGGTTCCTGAACGGAGTGCTGCTGCCCGGCGACACCCTGCCGCAGCTCCTGCCCACCCAGACCGGCGACTACACCGCGCAGGTGACCAGCGAGTACGGCTGCGTGGCCTTGAGCGCTCCGTACACCTACATCTTCACGGACGTCGCAGAAGCCGCCGGCCGCACCCTGCGCGTGGCGCCGAACCCGATGGGCGATCAGGCGGTCCTGCACTTGAGCGAGCCGCTCACCGGGCAACACCACATCGAGCTGGTGGATGTGAGCGGACGGGTGCTTCGCGTGCTGCGACCGACGGGGCGAAGCGTTACCCTGTTCCGTGAGGGGCTCGGCGCGGGGGCCTATATCCTGCGGCTCATGCGCGACGAAGAGGTGATCGGGGCGGTGCGGGTCGTGGTGCGCTAG